AAAGGCAGCCGAATGCTGTCGAAAGGTTCCAGCTCTGCTTTATGAGCAGATCCCTGTAACCGTGTATGAGGTCATACCTTGTAAGATGCCCTTGTTCCCTGACGGGAACCCTGATGTGCGGAACTGCTTCATATCCAGCCATGCTTCATCACCCCTTGAACTTCGGATAAGGAATATTGTGCCTTGAAAACACTATGTCCTTGAATTCTGTCATCCTTTTGAAAAACCTGAGTTCGAAGCCGAGCACGAAGCCGAATGGAACCACGAGCAGGTTTATGACCGGATGAGGCAGAACGACAATTATGCCGAAAACGCAGAAAATCATTTTGAGCATTGCCTTTGCCTGGTTGACGCGCATGTCAACGTATTGTTCGAGAAGCTTGTGCCTTGAAAAGTGCGGCGCTTCCTCGACCGGAATCCTGAGCTGAATGCTTTCGTCTTCCTCGCGCCAATTTTTGGTCGATTTTGTTTGTTCTCTCCCCATAAACACCACTCCTTAATTGTAGGAAGTGAATACTGTACATATTGGTGCCCCTCACCTATTTAAGCCTTTCCCGTTGCAACAGATTGCCAGTAAACCGCACTTTCAAGGCATTTTAGGCGTTTTTGGCCCGGAAAACAAGGTCCCTTTCAGGCTTTTTATGGTTCCGCTTGTCCTCTGGCTTTCAGCCAGGCCTGAAGCGTTTATCGCCTGTTTTGCCTTGCCGGACACGGCGAGTGGCCTTGCGCAACGGCAGATGCCATGGCTTTCTGACAGCACAATGACGGTTATCAGCGGCTTTCCGAACCGCGAGTTGAAAGCGTTTTCCAGGGCATGCCTGCCGGCTTTTCCGAAAAACCGTCCGGCGGCTTTGCCCTTGAATTTGAACAGCAGATAGCGTTTTTTTTGCCGCTTGCTCGGCCTTATTCTTGCAGGCTTTTTTCCAACAAGGCTTGGATGTTTAAGCCCTGCGGTTTTGCCGCTACTTCCTTTTTCCGGCATTGCTTTTTCAGGCACCCATTCCACCCAGTGTTTCGTCGCAGCCGGCCATGGCAAGGAGTTCCTTTTCCAGTCCTAGGACCGCCGGATAGGCTTTTTCGATTGTTTCCCTGAAAGCGTTTCCCTTCACGCCATAGCGGTTGAAAAGGTATGCGAACCGTTCGCCAAGCGAAACAAGGGAGTCATGCCTTACCCTCTTGTCGGCGTAAAAGACGATTTTTGCCTCAAGCGAATTCAGGCCCTCGCCGCCTTCCTTGAGTATGGTGCCAAGCATGTGCTTTTTGACTATTTCCGCGACCTTCGGCATGCCTTCCCCGACGAGAATTTCAAACGACTTTTCGCCGTGGATTTCCGGGTTTGAAAAAGAGTAATGCTTGTCGATGTCGTGCAGCAAAGCCGATGCGCTCACCACCGCCTTGTTGACTTTAACGCCTTTCGCATCCATGCGCTCCGCCAGGAACATCGCCACTTCGTGCACTTTCAGGGAATGCGCGACAATGTGCTGTGGAACACCGTGCTTTTCAAGCAGGTCAAGGCAGCTTTTAACTGACATCACGGCCATGCAACCAACAGAACTTGCTGCAAAAAAAATAAATATGCGTGCAGGCAAACAAATCGTAATGGGATTGGAAACAATAATCATTGCATTGGCCCTCGTTGCAATTGCCATTGCCGCGTACGCATTCATCGCGTTCAGGCGCATGAAGCTCGCATTGGCAAAAAAACAGAAGGCCTCCCCGGCAAGGATTGCCCTGACAGCCGCATACCTTGCAATAATGCTTTTCATTGCGGCAAAAATCTTTGCCGAACCGCGGTTTTTCGCCGGCCTCGGCAAAGACAACGCCGGCCTGATTGAAGGCATTGCCGGAATTGGAAAAGAAAACATCCTGCTTTTGCTTGCATTGCCCGCGGTTTTCCTGCTCGGAATTCTGGCACTTAAACTGAAAAGGAAAAAATTGCCGCAGAAAGAATGGCAAGCAAAATGAAATAACGGGAAAATGCCAATGCTTACTTCTGCTTCTTTTTCTGCGCGGCGCGCTTTGAAGGCCTTGACTTTTCAGTTCCCTCGCCTTTGTTCCAGTGGCCCCTTGACTTCTTGCCTTTTGCAGTCAGGCCGCGGTTCGCCCTGCCTTTGTGGACTGGAAAGGTAATCCATTCAAGGTTCTTGTCGGCAATGATTGCCGGATGCGCCACATCAACAAGGATTACTTCAAAGTATTTGCGCTGGCCGTCCTCGCCGACATAATAAGAGTTCAAAACTTCGCAGTTGGCATACTTTTTGGCCGCCCTTGCTTCCGCAATGGCCTGGATTGACAGGTTGCGCGTCAGCCTTGTTATGCCCATGCGCTTTGGCCTTCTGCCAGCGTTCGGGCGCAGGTGCTGGCCGCCGCCCTTGCGGATGCGCACCCTTGCAACCACAAAGCCTTCCTTGGCCTTGTAGCCTAATTTCCTTGCCCTCGGCAGGTTTGTCGGCTTTTCAACCCTCACAATGGCTTCCGGCTCGTTCCTGTACGCGATTATGCGCTGCCTCAGGATAGCCTTGTAATCGTAGGCCTTGTCCTTCTTGCCGCCGAATTCCTTTTCAAACGTCTGCTGGATTGCTTTCATTGCCGGCACAAAAAACACCCTCAAAATTCAAAACAAAAAAACCTGCCTCAAAATCTTGAAAAAAGAATTTCAAGAAAAAGAAACGCAATAATAGCTTTTTTCAAGGCAAGCTTTTAAAGGGTTTCTATGCCCGCTTTCGCGCGGCGGTTTCGTCCGCAGCCGTCTCGTCCGGCTGGTTCGAACCAAGGCGTATTGCTGATCGCAATACGCCGAGTATGCTGTTTGTGCATAAGTGGTATTGCGCAAGCAATACCACGCAAGGGGTTTGCAAGGGGCGCTAGCCCCTGCGTTGTGACACGCCGAGTAAGCAGTTGTAAAATTTCTGGTTATGCGAATGCCCATACAAGCCGATTTCACCAAACATGGCAATCTATGGCTGTGCGCGCCTTTGCGGCAAGGAATTGCTCTTTCCGTGCCTTGCCTTCCACGCCCTGACTTCCTCAAGCGTTTTGGGTCGCGGCTCGCCGTAGCCTTGCACGCCGGCTTCGCCTTGCTGTTTCCAGCGGAAATCGCGTATCCTATCAAGCCACTGCCTGCGGCGCGTTTCAATCGGCGTGCCGTCACGCCAGTTTGAATCAGCCTTGCCAAGCATGTTTTTCCGCGCCGTGCTCACGGTTTCATCCAGGCCATGATAAACTTTCCGACCCGGAAACCTTTTCGCCAGGTCCTTTGAAATTGCCGCCTCAACCCTTTGGCCCATGCCGAGGCCCGAAAACCTTTCAAAGCCCAAATTATTAAACGGGTAAAACTGGCCATACCGCAAACGGCTGCCAAGGTCCTTGATTTCAATGTCACCGATTTTGACGTTTGCGTGCAGGTTATGTGATTTCACGACTTCCGCAAGTGCCGGTGAGCCTATGTAGCC
The sequence above is drawn from the Candidatus Diapherotrites archaeon genome and encodes:
- a CDS encoding HD domain-containing protein, coding for MAVMSVKSCLDLLEKHGVPQHIVAHSLKVHEVAMFLAERMDAKGVKVNKAVVSASALLHDIDKHYSFSNPEIHGEKSFEILVGEGMPKVAEIVKKHMLGTILKEGGEGLNSLEAKIVFYADKRVRHDSLVSLGERFAYLFNRYGVKGNAFRETIEKAYPAVLGLEKELLAMAGCDETLGGMGA
- a CDS encoding 50S ribosomal protein L15e, which translates into the protein MKAIQQTFEKEFGGKKDKAYDYKAILRQRIIAYRNEPEAIVRVEKPTNLPRARKLGYKAKEGFVVARVRIRKGGGQHLRPNAGRRPKRMGITRLTRNLSIQAIAEARAAKKYANCEVLNSYYVGEDGQRKYFEVILVDVAHPAIIADKNLEWITFPVHKGRANRGLTAKGKKSRGHWNKGEGTEKSRPSKRAAQKKKQK